One Pseudomonas entomophila genomic window carries:
- the rpe gene encoding ribulose-phosphate 3-epimerase, with amino-acid sequence MQPYAIAPSILSADFARLGEDVDKVLAAGADIVHFDVMDNHYVPNLTIGPMVCSALRKYGVTAPIDVHLMVSPVDRIIGDFIEAGATYITFHPEASQHIDRSLQLIRDGGCKAGLVFNPATGLDALKYVMDKVDMVLLMSVNPGFGGQKFIPGTLDKLREARALIDASGRDIRLEIDGGVNVNNIREITAAGADTFVAGSAIFNAPDYKEVIDKMRAEMALARA; translated from the coding sequence ATGCAGCCCTACGCTATTGCCCCCTCCATTCTTTCCGCCGATTTCGCCCGCCTGGGCGAGGACGTCGACAAGGTTCTGGCCGCCGGGGCCGACATCGTCCACTTCGATGTCATGGATAACCACTACGTCCCGAACCTGACCATCGGCCCGATGGTCTGCAGCGCGCTGCGCAAGTACGGCGTGACCGCGCCGATCGACGTGCACCTGATGGTCAGCCCGGTCGACCGCATCATCGGCGACTTCATCGAGGCCGGCGCCACCTACATCACCTTCCACCCGGAAGCCTCGCAGCACATCGACCGCTCGCTGCAACTGATCCGCGACGGCGGCTGCAAGGCCGGCCTGGTGTTCAACCCGGCGACCGGCCTGGACGCCTTGAAGTACGTGATGGACAAGGTCGACATGGTCCTGCTGATGAGCGTCAACCCAGGCTTCGGCGGGCAGAAGTTCATCCCTGGCACCCTCGACAAGCTGCGTGAAGCCCGCGCTCTGATCGACGCCAGCGGCCGGGATATCCGCCTGGAGATTGATGGCGGCGTCAACGTCAACAACATCCGCGAGATCACCGCCGCCGGCGCTGACACCTTCGTGGCGGGATCGGCGATCTTCAACGCCCCGGACTACAAGGAAGTTATCGACAAGATGCGTGCCGAAATGGCGCTGGCCCGCGCATGA
- a CDS encoding phosphoglycolate phosphatase — translation MSGFEQLFPGTLPRLVMFDLDGTLIDSVPDLAAAVDRMLLELGRPPAGLDAVRHWVGNGAQVLVRRALAGGIEHDTVDDELAERALALFMEAYAESHELTVVYPGVRDTLRWLSKQGVEMALITNKPERFVAPLLDQMKIGRYFRWIIGGDTLPQKKPDPAALLFVMKMAGVAPEQSLFIGDSRSDVLAAKAAGVKCVGLSYGYNHGRPIDDESPSLVIDDLRRLLPGCVVTDTGITLADLQAPQSRDNNVVVTGKFWMKVIKALARWRWRA, via the coding sequence ATGAGCGGCTTCGAGCAGCTGTTCCCGGGGACGCTGCCCAGGCTGGTGATGTTCGATCTGGATGGCACCCTGATCGACTCGGTCCCCGACCTGGCCGCAGCCGTCGACCGCATGCTGCTCGAACTCGGGCGCCCGCCTGCCGGGCTCGACGCCGTGCGCCACTGGGTGGGCAACGGTGCCCAGGTGCTGGTGCGCCGGGCGCTGGCCGGCGGCATCGAACACGATACCGTGGATGACGAACTGGCCGAACGTGCCCTGGCCCTGTTCATGGAGGCCTACGCCGAGAGCCACGAGCTGACGGTCGTCTACCCCGGTGTGCGCGACACCCTGCGCTGGCTGAGCAAGCAGGGTGTGGAAATGGCCCTGATCACCAACAAACCGGAGCGCTTCGTCGCGCCCCTGCTTGACCAGATGAAGATCGGCCGCTACTTCCGCTGGATCATCGGTGGCGACACCCTGCCACAGAAGAAACCCGATCCCGCGGCCTTGCTGTTTGTCATGAAGATGGCTGGCGTTGCCCCGGAACAGTCGCTGTTCATCGGCGATTCGCGCAGTGACGTGCTGGCGGCCAAGGCAGCCGGGGTCAAGTGCGTCGGCCTTAGCTATGGCTACAACCACGGCCGCCCCATCGACGATGAATCCCCCAGCCTGGTGATTGATGATCTGCGCCGCCTGCTGCCCGGTTGCGTAGTCACCGACACTGGGATAACGTTGGCGGACCTTCAAGCCCCGCAAAGCAGAGACAACAACGTGGTGGTCACTGGCAAATTCTGGATGAAAGTCATCAAGGCCCTGGCCCGCTGGCGCTGGCGCGCCTGA
- the trpE gene encoding anthranilate synthase component I: MTREEFLRLAAAGYNRIPLACETLADFDTPLSIYLKLADQPNSYLLESVQGGEKWGRYSMIGLPSRTVMRVHGYHVSILQDGVEVESHDVEDPLAFVEAFKDRYKVADIPGLPRFNGGLVGYFGYDCVRYVEKRLGASPNPDPLGVPDILLMVSDAVVVFDNLAGKMHAIVLVDPTEEQAFENGKARLEGLLDKLRQPITPRRGLDLSGPMAAEPEFRSSYTRADYENAVGRIKEYILAGDCMQVVPSQRMSIDFKAAPIDLYRALRCFNPTPYMYFFNFGDFHVVGSSPEVLVRVEDNLVTVRPIAGTRPRGATEEADRALEDDLLSDDKEIAEHLMLIDLGRNDVGRVSATGSVRLTEKMVIERYSNVMHIVSNVTGQLREGLTAMDALRAILPAGTLSGAPKIRAMEIIDELEPVKRGVYGGAVGYFAWNGNMDTAIAIRTAVIKDGELHVQAGGGIVADSVPALEWEETINKRRAMFRAVALAEQTSK, from the coding sequence ATGACCCGCGAAGAATTCCTGCGCCTGGCCGCTGCCGGCTATAACCGCATTCCCCTGGCCTGCGAAACCCTGGCCGATTTCGACACCCCGCTGTCGATCTACCTGAAGCTCGCCGACCAACCCAACTCCTACCTGCTCGAGTCCGTGCAGGGCGGGGAAAAATGGGGCCGTTACTCGATGATCGGGCTGCCGTCGCGCACCGTGATGCGCGTGCATGGCTATCACGTCAGCATCCTGCAGGATGGCGTCGAAGTGGAAAGCCACGATGTCGAAGACCCACTGGCCTTCGTCGAGGCATTCAAGGACCGTTACAAGGTCGCCGACATTCCTGGCCTTCCGCGCTTCAACGGTGGCCTGGTGGGTTACTTCGGCTATGACTGTGTGCGCTACGTCGAGAAACGCCTGGGCGCCAGCCCCAACCCGGATCCGCTTGGGGTGCCGGATATCCTGCTGATGGTGTCCGATGCCGTGGTGGTGTTCGACAACCTGGCGGGCAAGATGCACGCGATCGTCCTGGTCGACCCAACCGAAGAGCAAGCGTTCGAGAATGGCAAGGCACGCCTGGAAGGGCTGCTGGACAAGCTGCGTCAGCCGATCACCCCGCGCCGTGGCCTGGACCTCAGCGGGCCCATGGCCGCCGAGCCCGAATTTCGCTCCAGCTATACCCGCGCCGACTACGAGAACGCGGTGGGCCGCATCAAGGAGTACATTCTCGCCGGTGATTGCATGCAGGTGGTGCCGTCGCAGCGCATGTCCATCGACTTCAAGGCCGCGCCCATCGACCTGTACCGCGCGCTACGCTGCTTCAACCCAACGCCATACATGTACTTCTTCAACTTCGGTGACTTCCACGTAGTGGGCAGCTCCCCCGAAGTGCTGGTGCGTGTCGAGGACAACCTGGTCACTGTGCGCCCGATCGCCGGTACCCGCCCACGTGGTGCCACCGAAGAAGCCGACCGCGCCCTGGAAGACGATCTGCTGTCGGATGACAAGGAGATCGCCGAGCATCTGATGCTGATCGACCTGGGTCGCAACGATGTTGGCCGGGTGTCTGCCACTGGCAGCGTGCGCCTGACCGAGAAGATGGTGATCGAGCGCTATTCCAACGTCATGCACATCGTCTCCAACGTCACCGGCCAGCTGCGTGAAGGGCTGACGGCGATGGATGCGCTGCGGGCGATCTTGCCCGCGGGCACCTTGTCCGGTGCGCCGAAGATCCGTGCCATGGAGATCATCGACGAACTGGAGCCGGTCAAGCGTGGTGTCTATGGTGGCGCCGTGGGCTACTTCGCCTGGAACGGCAACATGGATACCGCCATCGCCATTCGTACCGCAGTGATCAAGGACGGTGAACTGCATGTACAGGCCGGTGGCGGCATCGTCGCCGACTCGGTGCCGGCGCTGGAGTGGGAAGAGACCATCAACAAGCGCCGGGCAATGTTCCGTGCCGTGGCGTTGGCTGAGCAGACTTCGAAATAA
- the estP gene encoding esterase EstP, translating to MLKAPFLRTLLGALVFTSSQAMAAPSPYSSLIVFGDSLSDAGQFPDLTGGTAGMRFTNRDANGNYAPVSPMILGGRLGLSDTSLGPSTSIGNLLQGLPDGNNWAVGGYTTQQILDSITTTSKAVIPPGQPNAGTVLRERPGYLANGLGADPNALYYLTGGGNDFLQGLVTSPATAAASGARLAASAQALQQAGARYIMVWLLPDLGQTPSFSGTPQQGPLSQLSNVFNQSLVSQLAGINAEIIPLNIPVLLQEALANPAQFGLATGQNLVGSCYSGGNCVGNPVYGANGTTPDPTKLLFNDSVHPTIAGQQLIADYGYSILAAPWELTLLPEMAHASVRAHQDELRNQWQTPWQAVGQWQAFVATGAQDLDFGSQRSAASGDGRGYNLTLGGSYRVDDAWRLGLAAGVYRQKLEVGQQDSDYKLDSYLASAFAQYRQDRWWADAALTAGHLDYRDLKRTFALGVNDRSEKGDTDGETWAVTGRLGYNLAAEGSEWQLAPFVSADYARVKVDGYDEKSGRSTALGFDDQERTSRRLGVGMLGSVQVLPGTKLFAEVAREHEFEDDQQDLTMRLTTLPANDFTLTGYTPHSNLTRASLGVTHELVSGVNLRGNYNWRKSDELRQQGVSLAVSVDF from the coding sequence ATGCTCAAGGCTCCCTTCCTGCGTACTTTACTTGGTGCCCTCGTGTTCACCAGCAGCCAGGCCATGGCGGCGCCCTCCCCTTATAGCTCCCTGATTGTCTTCGGCGACAGCCTCAGCGACGCCGGGCAATTTCCCGACCTGACCGGTGGCACTGCAGGCATGCGCTTCACCAACCGCGACGCCAACGGCAATTATGCGCCGGTGTCACCCATGATCCTCGGTGGTCGGCTGGGCTTGAGCGACACTTCACTGGGCCCCTCCACATCGATCGGCAATCTCTTGCAGGGCTTGCCGGACGGTAACAACTGGGCGGTGGGCGGCTACACCACGCAACAGATCCTCGACTCGATCACCACCACCTCGAAAGCGGTCATTCCACCTGGGCAACCCAACGCCGGCACGGTCCTGCGCGAACGCCCCGGCTATCTGGCCAACGGCCTGGGCGCCGACCCGAACGCCTTGTACTACCTGACGGGTGGCGGCAACGACTTCCTTCAGGGGCTGGTCACCAGCCCGGCCACCGCCGCCGCTTCAGGTGCCCGCTTGGCTGCCAGTGCCCAGGCGCTGCAACAGGCAGGCGCACGCTACATCATGGTGTGGCTGCTACCTGACCTGGGCCAGACCCCGAGCTTCAGCGGCACCCCACAGCAGGGCCCTCTCTCGCAGCTGTCCAACGTGTTCAACCAGTCGCTGGTCAGCCAGCTTGCTGGCATCAATGCCGAGATCATTCCCCTGAACATACCGGTGCTGCTCCAGGAAGCCCTGGCCAACCCAGCACAGTTCGGCCTGGCCACTGGCCAGAACCTGGTCGGCTCCTGCTACAGCGGCGGCAACTGCGTAGGCAACCCGGTCTATGGTGCCAACGGCACGACGCCCGACCCGACCAAGCTGCTGTTCAACGACTCCGTGCACCCGACCATCGCCGGCCAGCAACTGATCGCCGACTACGGCTATTCAATTCTCGCCGCGCCGTGGGAGCTGACGCTTCTGCCAGAAATGGCGCACGCCAGCGTTCGCGCCCACCAGGATGAGTTGCGCAACCAGTGGCAAACACCCTGGCAAGCGGTCGGCCAGTGGCAGGCCTTCGTCGCCACTGGCGCGCAGGATCTGGACTTCGGCAGCCAACGCAGCGCTGCCAGCGGTGATGGCCGGGGCTACAACCTGACCCTGGGTGGCAGCTACCGGGTTGACGACGCCTGGCGCCTTGGGCTGGCAGCTGGCGTATACCGGCAGAAGCTCGAAGTGGGCCAGCAGGATTCGGACTACAAGCTCGACAGCTACCTTGCCAGCGCCTTCGCCCAGTACCGCCAGGACCGCTGGTGGGCCGATGCGGCCTTGACTGCCGGGCACCTGGACTACCGGGACCTCAAGCGCACTTTCGCCCTGGGCGTAAACGATCGCAGCGAAAAAGGCGACACCGACGGCGAGACCTGGGCCGTCACCGGCCGCCTGGGCTACAACCTGGCCGCCGAGGGCAGCGAGTGGCAGCTGGCGCCGTTCGTCAGCGCCGACTATGCGCGGGTCAAGGTGGATGGCTATGACGAGAAAAGTGGTCGCTCTACCGCACTTGGCTTCGATGACCAGGAACGCACGTCACGGCGCCTGGGCGTCGGGATGCTGGGTAGCGTGCAGGTATTGCCGGGCACGAAGCTGTTCGCCGAAGTCGCCCGGGAGCATGAGTTCGAGGATGACCAGCAGGACCTGACCATGCGCCTGACCACACTGCCGGCCAACGACTTCACCCTGACCGGCTACACGCCACACAGCAACCTGACCCGCGCCAGCCTGGGGGTGACTCATGAACTGGTGTCAGGGGTTAACCTGCGGGGGAACTACAACTGGCGCAAGAGTGACGAGCTGAGGCAGCAGGGGGTGAGCCTGGCGGTGAGTGTAGATTTCTGA
- a CDS encoding aminodeoxychorismate/anthranilate synthase component II, with amino-acid sequence MLLMIDNYDSFTYNVVQYLGELGAEVKVIRNDEMTIAQIEALNPERIVVSPGPCTPSEAGVSIEAILHFAGKLPILGVCLGHQSIGQAFGGDVVRARQVMHGKTSPVLHRDLGVFAGLNNPLTVTRYHSLVVKRETLPDCLEVTAWTAHEDGSVDEIMGLRHKTLNVEGVQFHPESILTEQGHELFANFLKQTGGRR; translated from the coding sequence ATGTTACTGATGATCGACAACTACGACTCCTTCACCTACAACGTCGTGCAGTACCTCGGCGAGCTGGGTGCCGAGGTCAAGGTCATTCGCAACGACGAAATGACCATCGCCCAGATCGAAGCCCTCAACCCCGAGCGCATCGTCGTCTCCCCCGGCCCTTGCACGCCCAGCGAGGCGGGTGTGTCCATCGAGGCCATCCTTCATTTCGCCGGCAAGCTGCCCATCCTGGGCGTCTGCCTCGGCCACCAGTCCATCGGCCAGGCCTTCGGTGGTGACGTGGTGCGCGCACGCCAGGTGATGCACGGCAAGACCAGCCCGGTGCTCCACCGCGACCTGGGCGTGTTCGCCGGGTTGAACAACCCGCTCACCGTCACGCGCTATCACTCGCTGGTGGTCAAGCGCGAAACGCTGCCAGATTGCCTGGAAGTCACGGCCTGGACTGCCCACGAAGACGGCTCGGTCGACGAGATCATGGGCCTGCGTCACAAGACGCTGAATGTGGAAGGGGTACAGTTCCACCCCGAGTCCATTCTCACCGAGCAGGGCCATGAACTGTTCGCCAACTTCCTCAAGCAGACCGGCGGCCGCCGTTAA
- the trpD gene encoding anthranilate phosphoribosyltransferase yields the protein MDIKSALSRIVGHLDLSTEEMRDVMRQIMTGQCSEAQIGAFLMGMRMKSESIDEIVGAVSVMRELADKVELKSLDGVVDIVGTGGDGANIFNVSTASAFVIAAAGCTVAKHGNRAVSGKSGSADLLEAAGIYLNLTPVQVARCIDSLGIGFMFAQTHHSAMKHAAGPRRDLGLRTLFNMLGPLTNPAGVKHQVVGVFTQALCRPLAEVLQRLGSKHVLVVHSKDGLDEFSLAAPTFVAELKNDQITEYWVEPEDLGMKSQSLHGLAVEGPQASLELIRDALGRRKTENGQKAAEMIVLNAGAALYAADHAMTLAQGVELAHDVLHTGLAWEKLQELGAFTAVFKVENEA from the coding sequence ATGGATATCAAGAGCGCGTTGAGCCGTATCGTCGGCCACCTGGACCTGTCCACCGAGGAAATGCGCGACGTCATGCGCCAGATCATGACCGGCCAGTGCAGCGAGGCGCAGATCGGCGCCTTCCTCATGGGCATGCGCATGAAGAGCGAAAGCATCGACGAGATCGTCGGCGCGGTGTCGGTGATGCGTGAGCTGGCCGACAAGGTCGAGCTCAAGAGCCTTGACGGCGTGGTCGACATCGTCGGCACCGGCGGCGATGGCGCCAACATCTTCAACGTGTCCACCGCGTCGGCCTTCGTTATCGCGGCGGCCGGTTGCACGGTGGCCAAGCACGGCAACCGCGCGGTTTCCGGCAAGAGCGGCAGCGCTGACCTGCTGGAGGCGGCGGGCATCTACCTGAACCTGACGCCGGTCCAGGTGGCGCGTTGCATCGACAGCCTGGGCATCGGTTTCATGTTCGCCCAGACCCACCACAGCGCCATGAAGCACGCGGCCGGCCCGCGTCGTGATCTGGGCCTGCGTACGTTGTTCAACATGCTCGGCCCGCTTACGAATCCGGCCGGTGTGAAACACCAGGTGGTCGGGGTCTTCACGCAAGCCCTGTGCCGCCCACTGGCCGAAGTGCTGCAGCGTCTGGGCAGCAAGCATGTGCTGGTGGTGCATTCGAAGGACGGCCTGGACGAGTTCAGCCTGGCTGCGCCGACCTTCGTCGCCGAACTGAAGAATGACCAGATCACCGAGTACTGGGTCGAACCGGAAGATCTCGGCATGAAAAGCCAGAGCCTGCATGGCTTGGCCGTCGAAGGCCCGCAAGCGTCGCTGGAGCTGATCCGTGACGCGCTGGGCAGGCGCAAGACCGAGAACGGGCAGAAGGCCGCCGAGATGATCGTACTCAACGCGGGCGCCGCCCTGTATGCCGCCGATCATGCGATGACCCTGGCACAAGGTGTGGAACTGGCCCATGACGTGCTGCACACCGGGCTGGCCTGGGAAAAACTGCAGGAGCTGGGTGCGTTTACCGCGGTATTCAAGGTGGAGAACGAAGCATGA
- the trpC gene encoding indole-3-glycerol phosphate synthase TrpC — protein sequence MSVPTVLERIIARKFQEVAERSARVSLAELEAMAKVADAPRGFANALIEQAKRKKPAVIAEIKKASPSKGVIRENFVPAEIAVSYEKGGATCLSVLTDVDYFQGADVYLQQARAAVSLPVIRKDFMVDPYQIVEARALGADCVLLIVSALDDVKMAELAATAKDVGLDVLVEVHDGDELERALKTLDTPLVGVNNRNLHTFEVSLETTLDLLPRIPRDRLAITESGILNRADVELMEINEVYSFLVGEAFMRAEQPGLELQRLFFPDQVKKTVVQPLD from the coding sequence ATGAGTGTCCCGACGGTGCTGGAAAGGATCATCGCCCGCAAGTTCCAGGAAGTGGCCGAGCGTAGCGCACGCGTCAGCCTCGCCGAGCTCGAGGCCATGGCCAAGGTGGCCGATGCGCCGCGTGGCTTTGCCAACGCCCTGATCGAGCAGGCCAAGCGCAAGAAACCGGCGGTGATTGCCGAGATCAAGAAGGCCTCGCCCAGCAAGGGCGTGATCCGCGAAAACTTCGTGCCGGCGGAGATTGCCGTCAGCTACGAGAAGGGCGGTGCGACCTGCCTTTCCGTGTTGACCGACGTGGATTACTTCCAAGGTGCCGACGTCTATCTGCAACAGGCCCGTGCCGCGGTTTCGTTGCCGGTGATCCGCAAGGACTTCATGGTCGACCCGTACCAGATCGTCGAAGCCCGAGCCCTGGGTGCCGACTGCGTGCTGCTGATTGTTTCGGCGCTTGACGATGTAAAAATGGCCGAGCTGGCTGCCACGGCCAAGGATGTCGGTCTCGATGTGCTGGTGGAAGTGCACGACGGTGATGAGCTGGAGCGTGCGTTGAAAACCCTCGACACGCCACTGGTCGGGGTCAACAACCGCAACCTGCACACCTTCGAGGTCAGCCTCGAGACCACCCTTGACCTGTTGCCGCGCATCCCACGTGATCGCCTGGCCATCACCGAGAGCGGCATCCTCAACCGTGCCGATGTCGAGCTGATGGAAATCAACGAGGTGTATTCGTTCCTGGTCGGTGAAGCCTTCATGCGCGCCGAGCAGCCGGGGCTGGAGTTGCAACGGCTGTTCTTCCCGGACCAGGTGAAGAAAACCGTGGTTCAGCCACTGGACTGA
- a CDS encoding lipoate--protein ligase family protein encodes MTDQPLALTVEQGLHAEQDLLAAVCRGERESGVLFWRPTDHALVMPRRMSRLENFEAACAELAIAGWPVLLRETGGEPVPQSHATVNIALVYVAPRSEGDHGRIENAYERLCLPLCDVLREWGGVASVGEIDGAFCDGRYNVNLNGRKLVGTAQRWRQGLGGKRPVVLVHGALLLDNERESMVAAVNRFNECCDLEQRCRADSHIALHEVVPEVPWFERLDQAYADVIGALPKD; translated from the coding sequence ATGACCGATCAACCCCTGGCCCTGACCGTCGAGCAAGGCCTGCACGCCGAGCAGGACCTGCTGGCCGCCGTGTGCCGTGGTGAACGCGAATCCGGTGTGCTGTTCTGGCGCCCGACCGACCATGCCCTGGTGATGCCACGACGCATGAGCCGCCTGGAAAACTTCGAAGCTGCCTGTGCCGAGCTGGCGATCGCCGGCTGGCCGGTGTTGCTGCGTGAAACCGGTGGCGAGCCGGTACCGCAGTCCCACGCCACGGTGAACATTGCCCTGGTCTACGTGGCGCCGCGCAGCGAAGGCGACCATGGGCGGATCGAGAACGCCTACGAGCGCCTGTGCCTGCCGTTATGTGATGTGTTGCGCGAATGGGGCGGGGTGGCTTCGGTTGGTGAAATCGACGGCGCCTTCTGTGATGGTCGCTACAACGTCAACCTCAATGGCCGCAAACTGGTCGGCACCGCCCAGCGCTGGCGCCAGGGCCTGGGTGGCAAGCGCCCGGTGGTGCTGGTGCACGGGGCGTTGTTGCTGGACAACGAGCGCGAATCGATGGTGGCGGCGGTGAACCGCTTCAACGAATGCTGCGACCTGGAACAGCGTTGTCGCGCCGATAGCCACATCGCCCTGCATGAAGTGGTGCCCGAGGTACCTTGGTTCGAGCGCCTTGACCAGGCTTATGCCGATGTGATCGGGGCATTGCCGAAGGATTAA
- the crp gene encoding cAMP-activated global transcriptional regulator CRP, which produces MVSSALPAKIKNIDKLLGHCQRRRYAAKSNIICAGDRAETLSFIVKGSVTILIEDDEGHEMIIAYLNNGDFFGELGLFEPVGQEHQRSAWVRAKTECEVAEISYDKFRELARQDPEILYALGSQMAQRLRNTTRKVGDLAFFDVTGRVARCLLELCKQPDAMTHPDGMQIKITRQEIGRIVGCSREMVGRVLKDLEERSLVQVKGKTMVVYGTR; this is translated from the coding sequence ATGGTCTCCTCAGCCCTTCCCGCCAAGATCAAGAACATCGACAAGCTGCTCGGGCACTGCCAGCGCCGCCGCTATGCGGCCAAGAGCAACATCATCTGCGCGGGCGACCGGGCCGAAACGCTGTCGTTCATCGTCAAGGGTTCGGTGACCATCCTGATCGAGGACGACGAAGGCCACGAAATGATCATCGCCTACCTCAACAACGGCGATTTCTTTGGCGAACTGGGCCTGTTCGAGCCGGTTGGCCAGGAGCACCAGCGCAGTGCCTGGGTGCGCGCCAAGACCGAATGCGAAGTGGCCGAGATCAGCTACGACAAATTTCGCGAACTGGCCCGCCAGGACCCGGAAATCCTCTATGCGCTCGGCAGCCAGATGGCCCAGCGCCTGCGCAACACCACACGCAAGGTGGGCGACCTGGCCTTCTTCGATGTGACCGGGCGGGTTGCCCGCTGCCTGCTCGAACTGTGCAAGCAACCCGACGCCATGACCCACCCCGATGGCATGCAGATCAAGATCACCCGCCAGGAGATCGGCCGGATCGTCGGTTGCTCCCGTGAAATGGTAGGCCGCGTGCTCAAGGACCTCGAGGAGCGCAGCCTGGTGCAAGTCAAGGGCAAGACCATGGTGGTCTACGGTACCCGTTAA
- a CDS encoding OsmC family protein: MKARIQWAGEAMFLGESGSGHVVVMDGPPEAGGRNLGVRPMEMLLLGLGGCSSFDVVSILKKSRQAVESCEAFLEAERASEDPKVFTKIHLNFVVKGRGLKEAQVKRAVELSAEKYCSASIMLDRAGVEITHGYEIVELA, translated from the coding sequence ATGAAGGCACGCATCCAGTGGGCCGGTGAAGCGATGTTCCTCGGCGAGTCGGGGAGCGGCCATGTCGTCGTGATGGACGGCCCACCCGAAGCCGGTGGCCGCAATCTGGGCGTGCGCCCGATGGAGATGCTGCTGTTGGGCCTGGGTGGCTGCAGCAGCTTCGACGTGGTCAGCATCCTGAAGAAGTCGCGCCAGGCCGTGGAAAGCTGCGAAGCCTTCCTGGAGGCCGAACGCGCCAGTGAAGACCCCAAGGTGTTCACCAAGATCCATCTCAACTTCGTGGTCAAGGGGCGTGGGTTGAAGGAGGCGCAGGTCAAGCGTGCGGTGGAGCTGTCGGCCGAGAAGTACTGCTCGGCCTCGATCATGCTGGACCGCGCGGGCGTCGAGATCACCCACGGTTACGAAATCGTCGAGCTCGCGTGA
- a CDS encoding DUF2157 domain-containing protein has protein sequence MERFDAKDLARAVSAGILQPGQDRALLDFLRQQPQTSGSFQLAHVAFYFGALLIMGAMGWLLTEAWMRIGDSALLAIALLYIAAITLFALSLQRRGQPIAAGVLAAVAVSIVPLAVFAIERLLGWWPMDDAQGDYHQYYTYVQGGWLAMEAATVLAGLLMLRLVPFPFIVMPIAVALWFMSMDFTEWLYGDVFDWEQRRTVSLWFGLAMLLVFLVVDGRTERDYAFWGYLAGLAAFWGGLTLMDSGSEWGKFVYCLINLGLMSLAVLLRRPVFMVFGAMGVAAYLGYLSYEVFADSLLFPVVLTLIGLAVIGLGVLYQKRREALSAHLRAKVPASLLQLLPALRR, from the coding sequence ATGGAACGCTTCGACGCCAAGGACCTGGCACGCGCCGTGAGCGCCGGGATACTGCAACCCGGCCAGGACCGGGCATTGCTGGATTTCCTGCGCCAGCAGCCACAAACCTCCGGCAGCTTCCAGTTGGCTCACGTGGCATTCTATTTCGGCGCACTGCTGATCATGGGCGCCATGGGCTGGTTGCTCACGGAAGCCTGGATGCGCATCGGCGACTCTGCGCTGCTGGCCATCGCGCTGCTCTACATTGCAGCGATCACCCTGTTCGCCCTGTCGCTGCAACGCCGAGGCCAACCCATCGCCGCAGGCGTACTGGCGGCGGTGGCGGTCAGCATCGTGCCGCTGGCGGTGTTCGCCATCGAGCGCTTGCTCGGTTGGTGGCCAATGGATGATGCCCAAGGCGACTATCACCAGTACTACACTTACGTGCAGGGCGGTTGGCTGGCCATGGAGGCGGCAACCGTGCTCGCCGGCCTGCTGATGCTGCGCCTGGTGCCCTTCCCATTCATTGTCATGCCGATTGCCGTGGCGCTGTGGTTCATGTCGATGGACTTCACCGAATGGCTTTACGGCGATGTCTTCGACTGGGAACAACGCCGTACCGTATCGCTGTGGTTCGGCCTTGCCATGCTGTTGGTGTTTCTCGTGGTGGACGGGCGCACCGAGCGCGATTACGCCTTCTGGGGGTACCTCGCCGGGCTGGCGGCATTCTGGGGCGGGCTGACACTGATGGACAGCGGCAGCGAATGGGGCAAGTTCGTGTACTGCCTGATCAACCTGGGGCTGATGAGTCTGGCCGTGCTTTTGCGCAGACCGGTGTTCATGGTGTTCGGCGCGATGGGAGTGGCGGCTTACCTGGGGTACCTTTCCTACGAAGTATTCGCCGATTCCCTGCTGTTCCCTGTAGTACTGACCCTGATCGGTCTCGCCGTTATCGGGCTGGGCGTGCTCTACCAGAAGCGACGGGAAGCACTGAGCGCACACCTGCGAGCAAAAGTGCCTGCCAGCCTTTTGCAACTGCTCCCAGCGTTGCGCCGTTGA